A single window of Pseudoduganella plicata DNA harbors:
- a CDS encoding putative cobaltochelatase yields MSTIFPFSAIVGQAQLRTALMLCAVDPSIGGVLIRGDKGTAKSTAARALAAVLPPVARVPGCAFNCAPDHRAEPCDICRDGTPQASDVPFVTLPLGATEDRVLGSLDIASALQGGARAFQPGLLASAHRGLLYIDEVNLLADHLVDVLLDVAAMGVNSVQREGLSISHPARFTLVGTMNLEEGDLRPQLLDRFGLMVEVAAPRDKAERAEVVRRRIGFEADPAGFAAKWHDEQEALRARLAAAQRLLPDVRLDDAMLDLISHLCCEFDVASLRADIVLHKTSRALAALDGRQEVTPADLRTAAQLVLPHRRRRKPFEQPGLDQDRLDDLLRQAAQPPQRAEGGDGDAQDENDGDAGAGHEEEQVFAAAASGQAPRIDVAAGAAYGAAGRRSAAAQAPRGQAVRAVPDEQPTSIAIGATLRSAALRGGDLRVTRADLHQQVRAGTSANLILFVVDASGSMAAQSRMAALKGAVLDLLTDAYQRRDHVAVVAFRGQGAELLLAPTRSVDLAEQGLRELPTGGRTPLPHALQLVLETLQRTDAAALPPLLVLLTDGRANVALAEGGDPWREALALAEQLAARRVPALVIDTENGYLRLGRAAQLATALGADCLTLEELSADSLALTVRTRLAGA; encoded by the coding sequence ATGAGCACAATCTTCCCGTTCAGCGCCATTGTCGGCCAGGCGCAGTTGCGCACGGCGCTGATGCTGTGCGCCGTCGATCCCTCCATCGGCGGGGTGCTGATCCGCGGCGACAAGGGCACGGCCAAGAGCACGGCCGCGCGCGCGCTGGCTGCCGTGCTGCCGCCCGTCGCCCGTGTGCCCGGTTGCGCCTTCAATTGCGCGCCCGACCACCGCGCCGAGCCCTGCGACATATGCCGCGACGGCACCCCGCAGGCATCCGACGTGCCGTTTGTTACCCTGCCGCTGGGCGCGACCGAAGACCGCGTGCTGGGCAGCCTGGATATCGCCAGCGCGCTCCAGGGCGGCGCGCGCGCATTCCAGCCCGGGCTGCTGGCTTCGGCCCACCGGGGGCTGCTGTACATCGATGAAGTCAACCTGCTGGCCGACCACCTGGTGGACGTGCTGCTGGATGTGGCCGCGATGGGCGTCAACAGCGTGCAGCGCGAAGGGCTGTCGATTTCCCATCCCGCCCGCTTCACGCTGGTGGGCACGATGAACCTGGAAGAGGGCGACCTGCGGCCGCAACTGCTGGACCGTTTCGGCCTGATGGTGGAAGTCGCGGCCCCGCGCGACAAGGCCGAGCGCGCCGAAGTGGTGCGCCGCCGGATCGGCTTCGAAGCGGATCCGGCAGGATTCGCGGCAAAGTGGCACGACGAACAGGAGGCGTTGCGCGCGCGGCTGGCGGCGGCGCAGCGGCTGCTGCCGGACGTGCGCCTGGACGACGCGATGCTGGACCTGATCAGCCACCTGTGCTGCGAGTTCGACGTGGCCAGCCTGCGCGCGGACATCGTGCTGCACAAGACGTCGCGCGCGCTGGCGGCGCTGGATGGCCGGCAGGAAGTGACGCCGGCAGACCTGCGCACCGCGGCGCAACTGGTGCTGCCGCACCGGCGCCGCCGCAAGCCGTTCGAGCAGCCGGGCCTGGACCAGGACCGGCTGGACGACCTGCTGCGGCAGGCAGCGCAGCCACCGCAGCGCGCCGAAGGCGGCGACGGCGACGCACAGGACGAAAACGATGGCGACGCGGGGGCCGGTCACGAAGAGGAACAGGTCTTCGCTGCCGCCGCCAGCGGCCAGGCGCCGCGGATCGATGTCGCTGCCGGCGCGGCATATGGCGCGGCCGGGCGCCGCAGCGCGGCAGCCCAGGCGCCGCGCGGCCAGGCGGTGCGCGCGGTACCGGACGAGCAGCCGACCAGCATCGCCATCGGCGCCACGTTGCGCAGCGCCGCCCTGCGTGGCGGCGACCTGCGGGTGACGCGGGCCGACCTGCACCAGCAGGTACGGGCCGGCACCAGCGCGAACCTGATCCTGTTTGTCGTCGATGCTTCCGGCTCGATGGCCGCGCAAAGCCGCATGGCCGCGCTGAAGGGGGCCGTGCTGGACCTGTTGACGGATGCCTACCAGCGGCGCGACCATGTGGCCGTGGTTGCATTCCGCGGCCAGGGAGCGGAGCTGCTGCTGGCGCCCACGCGCAGCGTCGATCTGGCCGAGCAGGGCCTGCGAGAACTGCCGACGGGTGGACGCACGCCGCTGCCGCATGCGCTGCAACTGGTACTGGAAACGCTGCAGCGCACGGATGCGGCCGCGCTGCCGCCGTTGCTGGTGCTGTTGACGGACGGCCGTGCCAACGTGGCGCTGGCGGAAGGCGGCGACCCATGGCGCGAGGCGTTGGCATTGGCCGAACAACTGGCGGCGCGGCGCGTGCCGGCCCTGGTGATCGACACGGAAAACGGCTACCTGCGGCTGGGCCGCGCGGCGCAACTGGCGACCGCGCTGGGCGCCGACTGCCTGACACTGGAAGAGCTGTCGGCCGACAGCCTGGCGCTGACAGTGCGCACGCGCCTGGCCGGCGCATGA
- a CDS encoding cobalt-precorrin-7 (C(5))-methyltransferase, whose translation MIVCIGAGPGDTGYLTQRGAELIRNADVVAGFDAVLDVVRDLIPAGAQVIGMGYRDQVAQLDKVALEHHAGKRCVVVFMGDIHFSGFQYLERVERACGHPVESLPGISSAQILASRARVCFDETTFVTFHRRGDLTPFKRHLVHVLQDGRNAIVIPCPWDEARSFMPWHIAAWLMEQGIPADHPTEVWENLTRGEAEWHGTLAECAEHRCSDMSIMLIRTLAPMASQIEPAP comes from the coding sequence ATGATCGTATGTATCGGCGCGGGACCCGGCGACACGGGCTACCTGACCCAGCGCGGCGCGGAACTGATCCGCAATGCCGACGTCGTCGCGGGCTTTGATGCCGTACTCGATGTCGTACGCGACCTGATTCCCGCCGGGGCGCAGGTGATCGGCATGGGTTATCGCGACCAGGTGGCACAGCTGGACAAGGTGGCGCTCGAACACCATGCCGGCAAGCGCTGCGTCGTCGTCTTCATGGGCGACATCCACTTTAGCGGCTTCCAGTACCTGGAGCGGGTCGAGCGGGCCTGCGGCCATCCCGTCGAATCGCTGCCGGGGATATCGTCCGCGCAGATCCTCGCGTCGCGCGCGCGGGTGTGCTTCGACGAGACGACGTTCGTCACGTTCCACCGGCGCGGCGACCTGACACCCTTCAAGCGCCACCTCGTGCATGTACTGCAGGATGGCCGCAACGCCATCGTCATCCCGTGCCCGTGGGACGAGGCGCGTTCGTTCATGCCGTGGCATATCGCCGCGTGGCTGATGGAGCAGGGTATCCCCGCCGACCATCCGACGGAAGTGTGGGAAAACCTGACGCGCGGCGAAGCGGAGTGGCACGGCACGCTGGCCGAATGCGCCGAGCATCGCTGCTCGGACATGAGCATCATGCTGATCCGCACGCTGGCGCCGATGGCCAGCCAGATCGAGCCGGCGCCATGA
- a CDS encoding precorrin-8X methylmutase has translation MSTTGIAMGIVVAGHGSRDPDAVREFEALVALVRQRAPDDIVTHGYLEFASPTIAEAAAANVERGARQVALVPGVLLAARHAKNDMPAEMQALARDFPDVDFHFGAPMSLDPKLLQLAQERIVEAEAMSPETVRRSETCLVVVGRGTTDPDANGEVAKLARMLEEGMGFGAVMVCYSGTAQPLVADGLRRAARLGYRRLVVLPFFLFDGVLVKRIYNAADELAQREPGVEVLKARYFGVHPLVADVMIDRAREAIEGRAAMNCSLCKYRVQIVGFEQQVGEPQRAHHVAVRGLLAREGEAKPEAGPLYKTYVPHPIEAESFQIIAAGRDWSGFPSDQLTVLQRIVHTSGDFNAVDDFYFSPGAIDSGIRALLRCRRIVTDVTMVQTGLKRELLEQLGIDTWCGVHDRETHLMSGQYGITRSAAGIRRAWEKFGNDVIVAIGDAPTAIAEAVRLIREHGWRPQLVVGLPVGFVGTRETKELLRRSLQVPRITNSGTRGGSPWAASVVNGLMIDALNGLAAGGTG, from the coding sequence ATGAGCACGACGGGCATCGCGATGGGCATTGTCGTTGCGGGTCACGGCAGCCGCGATCCGGACGCCGTGCGCGAGTTCGAGGCGCTGGTGGCGCTGGTGCGCCAGCGCGCGCCCGACGATATCGTCACGCACGGCTACCTGGAATTCGCCAGCCCGACCATCGCCGAGGCGGCCGCCGCCAACGTCGAACGCGGTGCGCGGCAGGTGGCGCTGGTCCCGGGCGTGCTGCTTGCAGCGCGGCACGCAAAGAACGACATGCCCGCCGAGATGCAGGCATTGGCGCGCGACTTCCCCGATGTGGACTTCCATTTCGGCGCGCCGATGAGCCTTGATCCGAAGCTGCTGCAACTTGCGCAGGAGCGGATCGTGGAGGCGGAGGCGATGTCCCCGGAGACCGTGCGCCGCTCGGAGACCTGCCTGGTGGTCGTCGGACGGGGCACGACCGACCCGGATGCGAACGGCGAAGTGGCCAAGCTGGCGCGCATGCTGGAGGAAGGAATGGGCTTCGGCGCAGTGATGGTCTGCTATTCGGGCACGGCGCAGCCGCTGGTGGCGGACGGGCTGCGCCGCGCCGCGCGATTGGGTTACCGGCGGCTGGTCGTGCTGCCATTTTTCCTGTTCGACGGCGTGCTGGTCAAAAGGATCTACAACGCGGCGGACGAGCTGGCGCAGCGCGAACCGGGTGTCGAGGTGCTGAAGGCGAGATATTTCGGCGTGCATCCGCTGGTGGCGGACGTCATGATCGACCGCGCCCGTGAAGCGATCGAGGGCCGCGCCGCGATGAACTGCTCGCTGTGCAAATATCGCGTGCAGATCGTCGGCTTCGAGCAGCAGGTGGGCGAACCGCAGCGGGCCCACCATGTGGCCGTGCGCGGCCTGCTGGCGCGCGAGGGAGAGGCTAAGCCCGAGGCGGGGCCGTTGTACAAGACGTACGTGCCGCACCCGATCGAAGCGGAGAGCTTCCAGATCATCGCGGCGGGACGGGACTGGTCGGGCTTCCCGTCGGACCAGCTGACGGTGCTGCAGCGCATCGTCCACACGTCCGGCGACTTCAACGCGGTCGACGATTTCTACTTTTCCCCGGGCGCCATCGACAGCGGCATCCGCGCGTTGCTGCGCTGCCGCCGTATCGTGACGGACGTGACGATGGTCCAGACGGGCCTGAAGCGCGAGCTGCTGGAGCAGCTTGGCATCGACACGTGGTGCGGCGTGCACGATCGCGAAACGCACCTGATGTCGGGCCAGTACGGCATTACGCGCTCGGCCGCCGGCATCCGCCGCGCCTGGGAGAAGTTCGGCAACGACGTGATCGTCGCCATCGGCGACGCGCCCACGGCGATTGCCGAAGCGGTCCGCCTGATCCGCGAGCATGGCTGGCGTCCGCAGCTGGTGGTCGGGCTGCCGGTGGGTTTCGTCGGCACGCGCGAAACCAAGGAGCTGTTGCGCCGCAGCCTGCAGGTGCCGCGCATCACCAACAGCGGCACGCGGGGCGGCTCGCCATGGGCCGCCAGCGTCGTCAACGGCCTCATGATCGACGCGCTGAACGGGCTGGCGGCGGGTGGCACCGGCTGA
- the cbiD gene encoding cobalt-precorrin-5B (C(1))-methyltransferase CbiD — MAPADRQPLDLSVLALNGLRRGRTTGTCATAAVKAALYLLLWGEVKGAVDVSLPDGVHYLTVPVAGVMRQGDAVRAEVLKDGGDDPDSTHGATIFAEVARNDAGIVRFFAGRGVGTATAPGLRVAVGEPAINPVPRQMMRAAVAEVADDGGQGFDLTIGCENGEAIAAKTFNPRLGIVGGISILGTSGIVEPMSLATWIASIEVYVRVALAGGAARAAYLPGKIGRDYARDVLALPEARTVQIANFLGDALDFTERALREEGRKLDELWLAGHPGKLAKVLDGYWDTHSGKSRMAMGGVARVAAEMGYAPEMVRQIGMANTVEAAMEILKQEPGAEAFWREVEYRIGRLAHARVPSVSRLEVRLFDLAGNLLGGRQ, encoded by the coding sequence GTGGCACCGGCTGACCGACAGCCCCTCGACCTGTCGGTCCTGGCGCTGAACGGTTTGCGGCGTGGCCGTACCACGGGCACCTGTGCCACGGCTGCCGTGAAGGCGGCGCTGTACCTGCTGCTATGGGGCGAAGTCAAAGGGGCGGTGGACGTCAGCCTGCCCGACGGCGTGCATTACCTGACGGTGCCGGTGGCCGGCGTCATGCGCCAGGGCGACGCGGTGCGCGCCGAGGTGCTGAAGGACGGCGGCGACGATCCTGACAGCACGCATGGCGCCACGATCTTTGCCGAAGTCGCGCGCAACGACGCCGGTATAGTGCGTTTTTTCGCCGGGCGCGGCGTCGGCACTGCCACGGCGCCCGGCCTGCGCGTGGCGGTGGGCGAGCCGGCCATCAATCCCGTGCCGCGCCAGATGATGCGCGCGGCGGTGGCGGAAGTGGCCGACGACGGCGGGCAAGGCTTCGACCTGACGATCGGCTGCGAGAACGGCGAAGCCATCGCCGCGAAGACGTTCAATCCGCGCCTGGGCATCGTGGGCGGGATTTCGATACTCGGCACGTCCGGCATCGTCGAGCCCATGTCGCTGGCAACGTGGATCGCGTCGATCGAGGTGTACGTCCGGGTGGCGCTGGCGGGCGGCGCCGCGCGGGCAGCCTACCTGCCCGGCAAGATCGGCCGCGATTACGCGCGCGACGTGCTGGCGCTGCCCGAGGCGCGCACCGTGCAGATCGCGAATTTTCTCGGCGACGCGCTGGACTTCACGGAGCGCGCGTTGCGCGAGGAAGGACGCAAGCTGGATGAACTGTGGCTGGCCGGGCATCCGGGCAAACTCGCCAAGGTGCTGGACGGCTACTGGGACACGCACTCCGGCAAAAGCCGGATGGCGATGGGTGGTGTCGCGCGCGTCGCGGCGGAAATGGGATATGCACCGGAGATGGTGCGACAGATTGGAATGGCCAATACGGTGGAAGCGGCAATGGAAATACTGAAGCAGGAGCCCGGCGCGGAAGCGTTCTGGCGCGAGGTGGAATACCGCATCGGCCGGCTGGCGCACGCGCGCGTGCCGTCCGTGTCCCGGCTGGAAGTGCGGCTGTTCGACCTGGCCGGCAATCTGCTGGGAGGGCGGCAATGA
- the cobI gene encoding precorrin-2 C(20)-methyltransferase produces the protein MTGTFWGIGTGPGPAGYLPVAALDALRAADLIYAPRARGVADSVALQCLAGTGFVPDRAKLREIEFNMDPDRTVLNEHYARLADAIAAELRAGRNVAYLTIGDSMTYSTYGYVLAALRERIPDLPQRTFPGVTSYAAAASALAWPLGEGKERVLILPCPETPEQLRHEIETHDIVVLMKVGTRLPWVLDLLRDMDIAQHCAFARRIGLPGELLCTDVGTLVADDAMGYLATLLVRRNPRSQRALNPEGTT, from the coding sequence ATGACGGGCACGTTCTGGGGCATCGGCACCGGGCCCGGTCCGGCCGGCTACCTGCCCGTGGCGGCGCTGGACGCGTTGCGTGCCGCGGACCTGATCTACGCGCCGCGGGCGCGCGGCGTGGCCGATTCCGTCGCGCTGCAATGCCTGGCCGGCACCGGCTTCGTGCCGGACCGGGCGAAGCTGCGCGAGATCGAATTCAATATGGACCCGGACCGCACGGTCCTGAACGAACATTACGCCCGACTGGCGGACGCGATCGCCGCCGAACTGCGTGCCGGGCGCAACGTTGCGTACCTGACGATCGGCGACTCGATGACCTATTCCACGTACGGCTACGTGCTGGCGGCGCTGCGCGAACGCATCCCCGACCTGCCGCAGCGCACGTTCCCGGGAGTGACGAGTTACGCGGCGGCCGCCTCGGCGCTGGCCTGGCCGCTGGGCGAAGGCAAGGAAAGGGTGCTGATCCTGCCTTGCCCGGAGACGCCGGAACAACTGCGCCACGAGATCGAGACGCACGACATCGTCGTACTGATGAAGGTCGGCACCCGCCTGCCGTGGGTACTCGACCTGCTGCGCGACATGGACATCGCGCAGCACTGCGCCTTTGCGCGCCGCATCGGCCTGCCTGGCGAGTTGCTTTGCACGGACGTGGGAACCCTGGTCGCGGACGATGCGATGGGCTACCTGGCCACGCTGCTGGTGCGGCGCAACCCGCGCAGCCAGCGCGCACTCAACCCTGAAGGAACGACATGA
- the cobM gene encoding precorrin-4 C(11)-methyltransferase has product MKVYFIGAGPGAADLITLRGARLLGSVRMVLYAGSLVPVEMLEHCQPGTELIDTAQLDLEQQQACYLRARDADMDVVRLHSGDPAIYGATAEQMRRLDALGIAYEIVPGVSSFTAAAAAIGAELTKPEVSQSVILTRVSGRASAVPELESIARLAEHRATMCIFLSGPHLKKIVTDLLLHYPPETPVSLVYRASWPEQRTYQGTLGTVLEETKRGAWNLTTMMLVGAALDRGIAAESSLYSKDFTHLFRVVKKAKDAA; this is encoded by the coding sequence ATGAAGGTCTATTTCATCGGTGCCGGTCCCGGCGCAGCCGACCTGATCACGCTGCGCGGCGCACGGCTGCTGGGCAGCGTGCGCATGGTGCTGTATGCGGGCTCCCTTGTACCCGTCGAGATGCTGGAACACTGCCAGCCCGGCACGGAGCTGATCGACACGGCCCAGCTGGACCTGGAACAGCAGCAGGCCTGCTACCTGCGCGCACGCGACGCGGACATGGACGTGGTGCGGCTGCACTCGGGCGATCCTGCCATCTACGGCGCCACGGCCGAACAGATGCGGCGTCTCGATGCGCTGGGCATCGCCTACGAGATCGTGCCCGGCGTGTCGTCGTTCACGGCGGCGGCAGCGGCCATCGGCGCGGAACTGACAAAACCGGAGGTGTCGCAGAGCGTCATCCTGACGCGCGTCAGCGGCCGTGCGTCCGCCGTGCCGGAGCTGGAGTCAATTGCCCGGCTGGCCGAGCACCGTGCCACGATGTGCATTTTCCTGTCCGGTCCGCACCTGAAGAAGATCGTCACCGACCTGCTGCTGCACTATCCGCCGGAAACGCCCGTCAGCCTGGTGTACCGGGCCAGCTGGCCGGAACAGCGCACCTATCAGGGCACGCTGGGCACCGTGCTGGAGGAAACCAAACGCGGTGCGTGGAACCTGACGACGATGATGCTGGTCGGCGCGGCGCTGGACCGCGGCATCGCCGCAGAATCGAGCCTGTATTCGAAGGACTTCACGCACCTGTTCCGCGTCGTGAAGAAGGCAAAGGACGCTGCGTGA
- a CDS encoding cobalamin biosynthesis protein — MDPGIWLVREDGEPLAHRLQKALGGTIHRPWLDAAMSQKEQFAAGWRLHARWIVIGATGIAVRFLAGLPADKHSDPAVVVLDEAGRHAIALLGGHEGGGNALAYAVANAVGAAPVVTTATEALKPLTLGIGCRKGVPPERIEAAVLHALAQADLQLDAVREVATVDLKGEEPGLLGFCARHALPLRVLSRATLAARPWVSRPSDWVRQNVGLDGVCEPAALVASPRGTLVVPKTSLDGVAVAVVMDHNEWNIA, encoded by the coding sequence ATGGATCCCGGCATCTGGCTGGTGCGCGAGGACGGCGAGCCGCTGGCGCACCGGCTTCAGAAAGCACTGGGCGGCACGATTCACCGGCCCTGGCTGGACGCCGCCATGTCGCAGAAGGAGCAGTTCGCGGCGGGTTGGCGCTTGCACGCCCGCTGGATCGTCATCGGTGCCACCGGCATCGCCGTGCGCTTCCTGGCTGGCCTGCCGGCGGACAAGCACAGCGACCCTGCGGTCGTCGTGCTGGACGAGGCGGGCCGCCACGCCATCGCGCTGCTGGGCGGCCATGAGGGCGGCGGCAATGCGCTGGCCTATGCAGTGGCCAACGCGGTTGGCGCGGCGCCCGTGGTCACGACCGCGACGGAAGCTTTGAAGCCGCTGACGTTGGGTATCGGCTGCCGCAAGGGCGTGCCGCCGGAGCGCATCGAAGCGGCCGTGCTGCACGCGCTGGCGCAGGCGGATCTGCAGCTGGACGCCGTGCGCGAAGTCGCCACGGTCGACCTGAAAGGGGAGGAGCCCGGACTGCTGGGGTTCTGCGCCCGCCACGCGCTGCCGCTGCGCGTGCTGTCGCGCGCCACGCTGGCGGCGCGGCCATGGGTGAGCCGCCCGTCGGACTGGGTGCGGCAGAACGTGGGGCTCGACGGCGTCTGCGAGCCTGCGGCCCTTGTCGCCAGCCCGCGCGGTACGCTGGTGGTGCCGAAAACAAGCCTGGACGGCGTGGCGGTTGCCGTCGTCATGGATCACAACGAATGGAACATAGCATGA
- the cobJ gene encoding precorrin-3B C(17)-methyltransferase: protein MNGVLNLVSVGPGFEDLIAPRAIAALRGSDVIVAYELYLRWITPHIAGKEIHSPPLTQERERALLAIEHARAGRSVALVSSGDIGIYAMAALAFEEMRDDDTYEVNVVPGISAANACASLLGSPLSHDFATLSLSDLLCPWEWIEHRARHIAQADLACVMYNVQSASRQEGVYRVLQLMLESKAPGTLCGVVRNAYRPGQQVEIHRLDELPGLKFDMLTSIVVGNRFTARKRNYIYTPRGYNDWTQPAAGAPEQELPEDAVWVFSGTSDGNALAAQLATAATVVVSAASDHGGAIARQDCPGATVWAGRQGVEARRQVLAGRRARLLVDATHPFASAMSEQLIGLSRELNIPYLRYERPSGYTPGDGTLCATMEEAAQCAVARGQRIFLATGSKDIAAFVRAPGGQERQWFVRQTADPALIERALAHGIPRERVCAMQGPFSKEFNMALWRDWGIDCVVTKDSGDAGGYAAKVEAARALGIELIVVARPALDYPATVRDGAGVMAWLAERGA, encoded by the coding sequence ATGAATGGTGTATTAAACCTGGTCTCGGTGGGACCGGGCTTCGAGGATCTGATCGCGCCGCGCGCCATCGCTGCGCTGCGGGGCAGCGATGTGATCGTTGCCTATGAACTGTACCTGCGCTGGATCACGCCCCATATCGCGGGCAAGGAGATCCACTCGCCGCCGCTGACGCAGGAACGCGAACGCGCGTTGCTGGCGATCGAGCATGCGCGCGCCGGCCGCAGCGTTGCGCTGGTGTCCAGTGGCGACATCGGCATCTACGCAATGGCCGCGCTGGCGTTCGAGGAGATGCGCGACGACGATACGTACGAAGTCAATGTCGTGCCGGGCATCAGCGCAGCCAATGCGTGCGCGTCGCTGCTGGGCTCTCCGCTGTCGCACGATTTTGCGACCCTGAGCCTGTCGGACCTGCTGTGCCCGTGGGAGTGGATCGAACACCGCGCCCGCCATATCGCCCAGGCCGATCTGGCGTGCGTGATGTACAACGTGCAGAGCGCGAGCCGGCAAGAAGGCGTGTACCGCGTGCTGCAGCTGATGCTGGAATCGAAGGCACCGGGCACCCTGTGCGGCGTGGTGCGCAATGCCTACCGGCCCGGCCAGCAGGTGGAAATCCACCGCCTCGACGAGCTGCCGGGGCTGAAGTTCGACATGCTGACATCCATCGTGGTCGGCAACCGGTTCACGGCCAGGAAGCGCAACTATATATATACGCCGCGCGGCTACAACGACTGGACGCAGCCCGCTGCCGGCGCGCCGGAACAGGAGCTGCCGGAGGACGCCGTCTGGGTCTTCTCCGGTACCAGCGACGGCAATGCGCTGGCGGCGCAACTGGCGACAGCTGCGACGGTGGTCGTCTCGGCCGCCAGCGACCATGGCGGCGCCATTGCGCGCCAGGACTGTCCGGGCGCCACCGTGTGGGCGGGACGGCAAGGCGTCGAGGCGCGCCGGCAGGTGCTCGCCGGCCGCCGCGCGCGGCTGCTGGTGGATGCGACGCACCCGTTTGCCAGTGCGATGTCGGAACAGCTGATTGGCCTGTCGCGCGAACTGAACATCCCGTACCTGCGTTACGAACGCCCGTCCGGCTATACGCCGGGTGACGGTACGCTGTGCGCAACGATGGAAGAAGCGGCGCAGTGCGCCGTCGCGCGCGGCCAGCGCATCTTCCTGGCGACGGGCTCGAAGGACATCGCCGCGTTCGTGCGCGCACCCGGTGGGCAGGAGCGCCAGTGGTTCGTGCGCCAGACCGCCGACCCCGCGCTGATCGAACGGGCGCTGGCCCATGGCATCCCGCGAGAACGCGTCTGCGCCATGCAGGGACCGTTTTCAAAAGAATTCAATATGGCGCTGTGGCGCGACTGGGGCATCGACTGCGTCGTAACAAAAGACTCGGGCGACGCAGGCGGCTACGCGGCCAAGGTCGAGGCGGCGCGCGCGTTGGGCATCGAGCTGATCGTCGTCGCGCGGCCGGCGCTGGACTATCCCGCTACCGTGCGCGACGGCGCCGGGGTGATGGCGTGGCTGGCGGAGAGGGGCGCATGA
- a CDS encoding CobW family GTP-binding protein — protein MKQPIPVTIVTGFLGAGKTTLLRSLIERRQTRRLALLINEFGEVAVDGALVRDAAAGDEHVHIEDFAHGLIAYGDDERFVPAMQAIAARRAHVDHVLIETSGLALPTAAMALLQSAALADDFILDATLAVVDTPLLLADEFDGGATGTMFDQQLAAADVVVLNKICGLDEEALLRAETRVRERAPNVRFLELAFDARLDIRLALGLRLHQPTRTEHMHFTPTMPDPGATPLAAQYRLNGHAHSGLGAHSHGLSTHKHFHEQDPGWMSFVLRTDAPQNGERLHAALVAVARAEPLLRCKGYVRLADEDAAVLVQGVRARVALSPGAQAAPARSLLVFIGYHLSRARVAALLATHTGSAWR, from the coding sequence ATGAAGCAGCCGATCCCCGTCACCATCGTGACCGGCTTTCTCGGCGCGGGCAAGACGACGCTGCTGCGCAGCCTGATCGAACGGCGCCAGACGCGCCGGCTGGCATTGCTGATCAACGAGTTCGGCGAAGTGGCCGTGGACGGCGCGCTGGTGCGCGACGCCGCGGCCGGCGATGAGCACGTCCACATCGAGGATTTCGCCCACGGCCTGATCGCCTACGGCGACGACGAACGGTTCGTGCCTGCCATGCAGGCCATTGCCGCGCGCCGTGCCCACGTGGATCACGTGCTGATCGAAACGTCCGGCCTGGCGTTGCCGACGGCGGCGATGGCGCTGCTGCAAAGCGCCGCCCTGGCCGACGATTTCATCCTTGATGCCACGCTGGCGGTTGTCGACACGCCGCTGCTGCTGGCGGACGAATTCGACGGCGGCGCGACGGGCACGATGTTCGACCAGCAGCTGGCCGCGGCCGACGTGGTGGTACTGAACAAGATCTGCGGGTTGGACGAAGAGGCGTTGCTGCGGGCCGAGACACGCGTGCGCGAGCGCGCCCCCAATGTGCGCTTCCTCGAGCTGGCGTTCGACGCGCGGCTCGACATCCGCCTCGCGCTGGGACTGCGGCTGCACCAGCCGACGCGCACGGAACACATGCACTTCACACCGACGATGCCCGACCCGGGCGCGACGCCGCTGGCCGCGCAGTATCGCCTGAACGGACACGCCCATTCCGGCCTGGGGGCGCACAGCCACGGCCTGAGCACGCACAAGCACTTCCACGAGCAGGACCCGGGCTGGATGTCGTTCGTGCTGCGTACCGACGCGCCCCAGAATGGGGAGCGCCTGCATGCGGCCCTTGTCGCCGTGGCGCGCGCGGAACCGCTGCTGCGCTGCAAGGGCTACGTGCGTCTGGCGGACGAGGACGCGGCCGTGCTGGTGCAGGGCGTGCGGGCGCGGGTGGCGCTGTCGCCGGGCGCGCAGGCGGCGCCGGCCCGGTCCTTGCTAGTCTTTATCGGTTATCACCTGAGCCGCGCCCGCGTGGCCGCGCTGCTCGCAACCCATACCGGCAGCGCGTGGCGCTGA